In Papaver somniferum cultivar HN1 unplaced genomic scaffold, ASM357369v1 unplaced-scaffold_135, whole genome shotgun sequence, one DNA window encodes the following:
- the LOC113334156 gene encoding uncharacterized protein LOC113334156: protein MFGEFDPKYSKYSDAHRDLMEKVLDNWKLRDEEEKFKVLHDYLSDVHINSYFYESTEDLLTELRILKRINCILGADHRELLATYRSGDIEFYKVQKEFFKVKTIMLDFLKSQMKNATISEFLRSLAEFPEEEFSSSQIKDATMLDFLKSLVHLDLPEERKNWLLQN from the exons aTGTTTGGTGAATTTGATCCGAAATACAGTAAATACTCGGATGCTCATAG GGATTTGATGGAAAAAGTTCTGGACAATTGGAAACTTCGGGACGAGGAAGAAAAATTCAAGGTGCTTCATGATTACCTGAGCGATGTACACATCAATTCTTATTTTTATGAATCCACTGAAGATTTGCTCACCGAATTAAGGATCCTAAAA AGAATTAATTGTATTCTCGGTGCTGATCACCGTGAATTACTGGCCACTTATCGCAGTGGCGACATTGAATTTTATAAGGTCCAAAAAGAATTTTTCAAG GTGAAAACCATAATGTTGGATTTTTTAAAATCACAAATGAAAAATGCCACAATATCGGAATTTTTAAGGTCTCTTGCTGAATTTCCGGAGGAGGAGTTTTCATCTTCACAAATAAAAGATGCTACAATGTTGGATTTTTTAAAGTCCCTTGTCCATCTTGATCTTCCAGAAGAACGTAAAAACTGGCTGCTGCAGAATTAG
- the LOC113334100 gene encoding probable mediator of RNA polymerase II transcription subunit 37c, whose protein sequence is MSLSQNSVSDEDKTTGQKNNITITINKGRLLKEEIEKMDEKVAGKLAPADKKKIQDAIESATQWLDANELAEADESDVRMKELESVCNQITAKMHQDSAGPDMGGFGGI, encoded by the exons ATGTCATTATCTCAAAATAGTGTTTCTGATGAGGATAAAACTACAGGCCAGAAGAACAATATCACAATTACTATTAATAAAGGAAGGTTGTTGAAGGAGGAAATTGAGAAGATG GACGAGAAGGTTGCTGGGAAGTTAGCACCAGCTGACAAGAAGAAAATCCAGGATGCTATTGAATCTGCCACTCAGTGGCTTGATGCCAACGAGCTAGCAGAGGCGGATGAATCTGATGTCAGGATGAAAGAGCTGGAGAGTGTTTGCAACCAAATTACTGCTAAGATGCACCAAGATAGTGCTGGACCTGACATGggtggttttggtgggatatga
- the LOC113334120 gene encoding uncharacterized protein LOC113334120 isoform X3, producing the protein MAYKRPFGDEEDYRVASKHPRHSDNCYQLASFIDVAPYVDTSSDSQTSGDVSFTKRNVSDIDMDLPACWYTDGEIGGSGSLSSLWLTHRSEAAAQDDEMCLSYLAYGPRKLVSIGSNYQANIPAWGPTSSVDENSGKFMGNCVIPMPTEDAGNTNSVGYVKDDCSCPDRGSVRCVRKHITESRDRLRTTLGPETFAELGFYEMGEVVATKWIEHEERVFHEVVFTYSASSGKSFWDRLSGVFPSRTKKELVSYYFNVFMLRQRAEQNRSDSLEIDSDNDEWEGSDEEEDEIRTTEEYEDSAVESPQEDPVSYDNNEGDDNNDGDTGDDESTADEHYCSFGPKFHTSSKNSHSSGEDFDIQDDSCLSFECEASKEGVFCGHTDTNKRQNQVDNNRGEDYLQCSFDERFNNDSLEQHGYVFSSCDSKVWDVGYLDSFEADADFLSTFNMIEEVFGDETMNIRKGNTDGKSVS; encoded by the exons ATGGCTTACAAGAGGCCTTTTGGGGATGAGGAGGATTACAGGGTTGCTTCTAAGCATCCAAGACATTCTGACAATTGTTACCAACTCGCATCATTTATAGATGTTGCTCCTTATGTTGATACTTCTTCGGATTCTCAGACTTCAG GTGATGTAAGCTTCACTAAAAGGAATGTAAGTGACATAGATATGGATCTCCCAGCTTGTTGGTACACGGACGGTGAGATAGGTGGTTCTGGAAGCCTTTCTAGTTTGTGGCTCACCCATAGGTCAGAGGCAGCAGCTCAGGACGATGAAATGTGTTTATCCTATTTGGCTTATGGTCCTCGGAAACTAGTTTCTATTGGATCAAATTATCAGGCAAATATTCCAGCCTGGGGACCAACATCAAGTGTCGATGAGAACAGTGGAAAATTCATGGGGAACTGTGTGATTCCAATGCCCACAGAAGATGCAGGCAATACCAACTCTGTTGGATATGTTAAAGATGATTGCAGCTGCCCAGATCGGGGTTCTGTAAGATGTGTAAGGAAACATATCACAGAGTCCAGGGACAGGCTTAGAACGACTCTTGGGCCCGAGACATTTGCGGAACTAGGGTTCTATGAAATGGGAGAGGTGGTGGCTACGAAATGGATTGAACACGAAGAGCGTGTCTTTCATGAGGTAGTGTTCACATATTCTGCATCGTCTGGTAAGAGCTTTTGGGATCGTCTGTCAGGAGTCTTCCCATCCCGAACAAAGAAGGAACTTGTCAGTTATTACTTTAATGTGTTTATGCTTCGTCAACGCGCTGAGCAAAACAGATCAGACTCTCTGGAAATTGACAGTGACAATGATGAGTGGGAAGGAAgtgatgaagaggaagatgagATAAGAACCACAGAGGAGTACGAAGACTCTGCAGTAGAGTCTCCGCAAGAAGATCCCGTCTCTTACGATAATAACGAGG GTGATGACAACAATGATGGGGATACAGGGGACGATGAAAGTACTGCTGATGAGCACTATTGCAGTTTTGGTCCTAAATTCCATACCTCATCTAAGAATTCGCATAGCAGTGGTGAAGATTTTGATATACAGGATGACTCTTGTTTGTCGTTTGAGTGTGAAGCCAGCAAAGAGGGGGTCTTCTGCGGTCACACAGATACTAATAAAAGACAGAATCAGGTGGATAATAACCGCGGCGAGGATTATCTGCAGTGTAGTTTTGATGAGCGGTTTAATAATGACTCTCTTGAGCAGCATGGATATGTATTTAGTTCCTGTGACTCTAAAGTTTGGGATGTTGGGTATTTGGATAGTTTCGAAGCTGATGCTGATTTCCTATCTACATTTAACATGATTGAGGAAGTTTTTGGGGATGAAACTATGAATATTAGAAAGGGTAATACTGATGGAAAGAGTGTAAGCTAA
- the LOC113334120 gene encoding uncharacterized protein LOC113334120 isoform X2: protein MAYKRPFGDEEDYRVASKHPRHSDNCYQLASFIDVAPYVDTSSDSQTSGDVSFTKRNVSDIDMDLPACWYTDGEIGGSGSLSSLWLTHRSEAAAQDDEMCLSYLAYGPRKLVSIGSNYQANIPAWGPTSSVDENSGKFMGNCVIPMPTEDAGNTNSVGYVKDDCSCPDRGSVRCVRKHITESRDRLRTTLGPETFAELGFYEMGEVVATKWIEHEERVFHEVVFTYSASSGKSFWDRLSGVFPSRTKKELVSYYFNVFMLRQRAEQNRSDSLEIDSDNDEWEGSDEEEDEIRTTEEYEDSAVESPQEDPVSYDNNEGDDNNDGDTGDDESTADEHYCSFGPKFHTSSKNSHSSGEDFDIQDDSCLSFECEASKEGVFCGHTDTNKRQNQVDNNRGEDYLQCSFDERFNNDSLEQHGYVFSSCDSKVWDVGYLDSFEADADFLSTFNMIEEVFGDETMNIRKGNTDGKSVS from the exons ATGGCTTACAAGAGGCCTTTTGGGGATGAGGAGGATTACAGGGTTGCTTCTAAGCATCCAAGACATTCTGACAATTGTTACCAACTCGCATCATTTATAGATGTTGCTCCTTATGTTGATACTTCTTCGGATTCTCAGACTTCAG GTGATGTAAGCTTCACTAAAAGGAATGTAAGTGACATAGATATGGATCTCCCAGCTTGTTGGTACACGGACGGTGAGATAGGTGGTTCTGGAAGCCTTTCTAGTTTGTGGCTCACCCATAGGTCAGAGGCAGCAGCTCAGGACGATGAAATGTGTTTATCCTATTTGGCTTATGGTCCTCGGAAACTAGTTTCTATTGGATCAAATTATCAGGCAAATATTCCAGCCTGGGGACCAACATCAAGTGTCGATGAGAACAGTGGAAAATTCATGGGGAACTGTGTGATTCCAATGCCCACAGAAGATGCAGGCAATACCAACTCTGTTGGATATGTTAAAGATGATTGCAGCTGCCCAGATCGGGGTTCTGTAAGATGTGTAAGGAAACATATCACAGAGTCCAGGGACAGGCTTAGAACGACTCTTGGGCCCGAGACATTTGCGGAACTAGGGTTCTATGAAATGGGAGAGGTGGTGGCTACGAAATGGATTGAACACGAAGAGCGTGTCTTTCATGAGGTAGTGTTCACATATTCTGCATCGTCTGGTAAGAGCTTTTGGGATCGTCTGTCAGGAGTCTTCCCATCCCGAACAAAGAAGGAACTTGTCAGTTATTACTTTAATGTGTTTATGCTTCGTCAACGCGCTGAGCAAAACAGATCAGACTCTCTGGAAATTGACAGTGACAATGATGAGTGGGAAGGAAgtgatgaagaggaagatgagATAAGAACCACAGAGGAGTACGAAGACTCTGCAGTAGAGTCTCCGCAAGAAGATCCCGTCTCTTACGATAATAACGAGGGTGATGACAACAATGATGGGGATACAGGGGACGATGAAAGTACTGCTGATGAGCACTATTGCAGTTTTG GTCCTAAATTCCATACCTCATCTAAGAATTCGCATAGCAGTGGTGAAGATTTTGATATACAGGATGACTCTTGTTTGTCGTTTGAGTGTGAAGCCAGCAAAGAGGGGGTCTTCTGCGGTCACACAGATACTAATAAAAGACAGAATCAGGTGGATAATAACCGCGGCGAGGATTATCTGCAGTGTAGTTTTGATGAGCGGTTTAATAATGACTCTCTTGAGCAGCATGGATATGTATTTAGTTCCTGTGACTCTAAAGTTTGGGATGTTGGGTATTTGGATAGTTTCGAAGCTGATGCTGATTTCCTATCTACATTTAACATGATTGAGGAAGTTTTTGGGGATGAAACTATGAATATTAGAAAGGGTAATACTGATGGAAAGAGTGTAAGCTAA
- the LOC113334122 gene encoding uncharacterized protein LOC113334122 isoform X2, whose translation MFGEFDPKYSKYSDAHRDLMEKVLDNWKLRDEEEKFKVLHDYLSDVHINSYFYESTEDLLTELRILKRINCILGADHRELLATYRSGDIEFYKVQKEFFKVKTIMLDFLKSQMKNATISEFLRSLAEFPEEEFSSSQIKDATMLDFLKSLVHLDLPEERKNWLLQKLVGNDITSACEESKTSENVFAEKLQRLGVEIREDNLTNDGDPCTDMDSLKKRLKVMENEVREKSDNLRQMYDCPIHACARRTISQLLLIKEGC comes from the exons aTGTTTGGTGAATTTGATCCGAAATACAGTAAATACTCGGATGCTCATAG GGATTTGATGGAAAAAGTTCTGGACAATTGGAAACTTCGGGACGAGGAAGAAAAATTCAAGGTGCTTCATGATTACCTGAGCGATGTACACATCAATTCTTATTTTTATGAATCCACTGAAGATTTGCTCACCGAATTAAGGATCCTAAAA AGAATTAATTGTATTCTCGGTGCTGATCACCGTGAATTACTGGCCACTTATCGCAGTGGCGACATTGAATTTTATAAGGTCCAAAAAGAATTTTTCAAG GTGAAAACCATAATGTTGGATTTTTTAAAATCACAAATGAAAAATGCCACAATATCGGAATTTTTAAGGTCTCTTGCTGAATTTCCGGAGGAGGAGTTTTCATCTTCACAAATAAAAGATGCTACAATGTTGGATTTTTTAAAGTCCCTTGTCCATCTTGATCTTCCAGAAGAACGTAAAAACTGGCTGCTGCAGAAATTAGTGGGAAATGACATCACCAGTGCCTGTGAGGAAAGCAAAACGTCGGAAAACGTTTTCGCCGAGAAATTACAGCGTCTGGGAGTGGAGATCCGAGAAGACAATTTAACAAATGACGGAGATCCATGTACCGATATGGATTCACTCAAAAAACGCTTAAAG GTTATGGAGAATGAAGTCAGGGAGAAGTCTGATAATTTACGACAAATGTATGATTGTCCAATTCATGCTTGT GCCAGAAGAACAATATCACAATTACTATTAATAAAGGAAGGTTGTTGA
- the LOC113334122 gene encoding uncharacterized protein LOC113334122 isoform X3 → MFGEFDPKYSKYSDAHRDLMEKVLDNWKLRDEEEKFKVLHDYLSDVHINSYFYESTEDLLTELRILKRINCILGADHRELLATYRSGDIEFYKVQKEFFKVKTIMLDFLKSQMKNATISEFLRSLAEFPEEEFSSSQIKDATMLDFLKSLVHLDLPEERKNWLLQKLVGNDITSACEESKTSENVFAEKLQRLGVEIREDNLTNDGDPCTDMDSLKKRLKVMENEVREKSDNLRQMPEEQYHNYY, encoded by the exons aTGTTTGGTGAATTTGATCCGAAATACAGTAAATACTCGGATGCTCATAG GGATTTGATGGAAAAAGTTCTGGACAATTGGAAACTTCGGGACGAGGAAGAAAAATTCAAGGTGCTTCATGATTACCTGAGCGATGTACACATCAATTCTTATTTTTATGAATCCACTGAAGATTTGCTCACCGAATTAAGGATCCTAAAA AGAATTAATTGTATTCTCGGTGCTGATCACCGTGAATTACTGGCCACTTATCGCAGTGGCGACATTGAATTTTATAAGGTCCAAAAAGAATTTTTCAAG GTGAAAACCATAATGTTGGATTTTTTAAAATCACAAATGAAAAATGCCACAATATCGGAATTTTTAAGGTCTCTTGCTGAATTTCCGGAGGAGGAGTTTTCATCTTCACAAATAAAAGATGCTACAATGTTGGATTTTTTAAAGTCCCTTGTCCATCTTGATCTTCCAGAAGAACGTAAAAACTGGCTGCTGCAGAAATTAGTGGGAAATGACATCACCAGTGCCTGTGAGGAAAGCAAAACGTCGGAAAACGTTTTCGCCGAGAAATTACAGCGTCTGGGAGTGGAGATCCGAGAAGACAATTTAACAAATGACGGAGATCCATGTACCGATATGGATTCACTCAAAAAACGCTTAAAG GTTATGGAGAATGAAGTCAGGGAGAAGTCTGATAATTTACGACAAAT GCCAGAAGAACAATATCACAATTACTATTAA
- the LOC113334122 gene encoding uncharacterized protein LOC113334122 isoform X1 translates to MFGEFDPKYSKYSDAHRDLMEKVLDNWKLRDEEEKFKVLHDYLSDVHINSYFYESTEDLLTELRILKRINCILGADHRELLATYRSGDIEFYKVQKEFFKVKTIMLDFLKSQMKNATISEFLRSLAEFPEEEFSSSQIKDATMLDFLKSLVHLDLPEERKNWLLQKLVGNDITSACEESKTSENVFAEKLQRLGVEIREDNLTNDGDPCTDMDSLKKRLKVMENEVREKSDNLRQMYDCPIHACVRYEHFVKSFIQQLDMHVTAMSR, encoded by the exons aTGTTTGGTGAATTTGATCCGAAATACAGTAAATACTCGGATGCTCATAG GGATTTGATGGAAAAAGTTCTGGACAATTGGAAACTTCGGGACGAGGAAGAAAAATTCAAGGTGCTTCATGATTACCTGAGCGATGTACACATCAATTCTTATTTTTATGAATCCACTGAAGATTTGCTCACCGAATTAAGGATCCTAAAA AGAATTAATTGTATTCTCGGTGCTGATCACCGTGAATTACTGGCCACTTATCGCAGTGGCGACATTGAATTTTATAAGGTCCAAAAAGAATTTTTCAAG GTGAAAACCATAATGTTGGATTTTTTAAAATCACAAATGAAAAATGCCACAATATCGGAATTTTTAAGGTCTCTTGCTGAATTTCCGGAGGAGGAGTTTTCATCTTCACAAATAAAAGATGCTACAATGTTGGATTTTTTAAAGTCCCTTGTCCATCTTGATCTTCCAGAAGAACGTAAAAACTGGCTGCTGCAGAAATTAGTGGGAAATGACATCACCAGTGCCTGTGAGGAAAGCAAAACGTCGGAAAACGTTTTCGCCGAGAAATTACAGCGTCTGGGAGTGGAGATCCGAGAAGACAATTTAACAAATGACGGAGATCCATGTACCGATATGGATTCACTCAAAAAACGCTTAAAG GTTATGGAGAATGAAGTCAGGGAGAAGTCTGATAATTTACGACAAATGTATGATTGTCCAATTCATGCTTGTGTGAGATATGAACACTTCGTAAAAAGTTTTATTCAGCAGTTGGATATGCATGTTACGGCTATGTCAAGATGA
- the LOC113334120 gene encoding uncharacterized protein LOC113334120 isoform X1: MAYKRPFGDEEDYRVASKHPRHSDNCYQLASFIDVAPYVDTSSDSQTSGDVSFTKRNVSDIDMDLPACWYTDGEIGGSGSLSSLWLTHRSEAAAQDDEMCLSYLAYGPRKLVSIGSNYQANIPAWGPTSSVDENSGKFMGNCVIPMPTEDAGNTNSVGYVKDDCSCPDRGSVRCVRKHITESRDRLRTTLGPETFAELGFYEMGEVVATKWIEHEERVFHEVVFTYSASSGKSFWDRLSGVFPSRTKKELVSYYFNVFMLRQRAEQNRSDSLEIDSDNDEWEGSDEEEDEIRTTEEYEDSAVESPQEDPVSYDNNEGDDNNDGDTGDDESTADEHYCSFGPKFHTSSKNSHSSGEDFDIQDDSCLSFECEASKEGVFCGHTDTNKRQNQVDNNRGEDYLQCSFDERFNNDSLEQHGYVFSSCDSKVWDVGYLDSFEADADFLSTFNMIEEVFGDETMNIRKGNTDGKSVS; encoded by the exons ATGGCTTACAAGAGGCCTTTTGGGGATGAGGAGGATTACAGGGTTGCTTCTAAGCATCCAAGACATTCTGACAATTGTTACCAACTCGCATCATTTATAGATGTTGCTCCTTATGTTGATACTTCTTCGGATTCTCAGACTTCAG GTGATGTAAGCTTCACTAAAAGGAATGTAAGTGACATAGATATGGATCTCCCAGCTTGTTGGTACACGGACGGTGAGATAGGTGGTTCTGGAAGCCTTTCTAGTTTGTGGCTCACCCATAGGTCAGAGGCAGCAGCTCAGGACGATGAAATGTGTTTATCCTATTTGGCTTATGGTCCTCGGAAACTAGTTTCTATTGGATCAAATTATCAGGCAAATATTCCAGCCTGGGGACCAACATCAAGTGTCGATGAGAACAGTGGAAAATTCATGGGGAACTGTGTGATTCCAATGCCCACAGAAGATGCAGGCAATACCAACTCTGTTGGATATGTTAAAGATGATTGCAGCTGCCCAGATCGGGGTTCTGTAAGATGTGTAAGGAAACATATCACAGAGTCCAGGGACAGGCTTAGAACGACTCTTGGGCCCGAGACATTTGCGGAACTAGGGTTCTATGAAATGGGAGAGGTGGTGGCTACGAAATGGATTGAACACGAAGAGCGTGTCTTTCATGAGGTAGTGTTCACATATTCTGCATCGTCTGGTAAGAGCTTTTGGGATCGTCTGTCAGGAGTCTTCCCATCCCGAACAAAGAAGGAACTTGTCAGTTATTACTTTAATGTGTTTATGCTTCGTCAACGCGCTGAGCAAAACAGATCAGACTCTCTGGAAATTGACAGTGACAATGATGAGTGGGAAGGAAgtgatgaagaggaagatgagATAAGAACCACAGAGGAGTACGAAGACTCTGCAGTAGAGTCTCCGCAAGAAGATCCCGTCTCTTACGATAATAACGAGGGTGATGACAACAATGATGGGGATACAGGGGACGATGAAAGTACTGCTGATGAGCACTATTGCAGTTTTGGTCCTAAATTCCATACCTCATCTAAGAATTCGCATAGCAGTGGTGAAGATTTTGATATACAGGATGACTCTTGTTTGTCGTTTGAGTGTGAAGCCAGCAAAGAGGGGGTCTTCTGCGGTCACACAGATACTAATAAAAGACAGAATCAGGTGGATAATAACCGCGGCGAGGATTATCTGCAGTGTAGTTTTGATGAGCGGTTTAATAATGACTCTCTTGAGCAGCATGGATATGTATTTAGTTCCTGTGACTCTAAAGTTTGGGATGTTGGGTATTTGGATAGTTTCGAAGCTGATGCTGATTTCCTATCTACATTTAACATGATTGAGGAAGTTTTTGGGGATGAAACTATGAATATTAGAAAGGGTAATACTGATGGAAAGAGTGTAAGCTAA
- the LOC113334101 gene encoding uncharacterized protein LOC113334101 has product MHGKDGHREDFITKIRRESSSQGEETLTGGDIETRIVIGCVSRNLERNAVELGDVRLSTPPNDENFESLTDEIMENNMELRIGDGPLGDIFPVDTIALPIFEYSDDHVFLELSLFLLHYLLYFLLCLFIPCIMVFNAGWIPMVSCIMQIDECICGKLLLYCYPAG; this is encoded by the exons ATGCATGGCAAAGACGGTCATAGAGAAGATTTCATTACCAAAATACGAAGAGAATCATCATCACAAGGTGAAGAAACCTTGACTGGAGGAGATATAGAGACGCGAATCG TGATTGGATGCGTCTCGAGGAATCTAGAGAGGAATGCAGTTGAGCTAGGCGATGTTAGGTTAAGTACACCACCAAATGATGAAAATTTTGAGAGCCTCACCGATGAAATCATGGAGAACAATATGGAGCTACGTATTGGTGACGGACCTCTTGGAGATATTTTTCCCGTAGATACGATTGCGTTGCCA ATTTTTGAATACTCGGACGACCACGTTTTCTTGGAACTTTCACTTTTCCTCCTTCATTACCTTCTCTATTTCCTTCTTTGCCTTTTCATACCTTGCATTATGGTATTCAACGCCGGATGGATCCCTATGG TTTCATGTATCATGCAaattgatgaatgcatttgtgGGAAACTACTGTTATATTGCTACCCAGCTGGATAA